In Castanea sativa cultivar Marrone di Chiusa Pesio chromosome 6, ASM4071231v1, a single window of DNA contains:
- the LOC142639716 gene encoding LOW QUALITY PROTEIN: uncharacterized protein LOC142639716 (The sequence of the model RefSeq protein was modified relative to this genomic sequence to represent the inferred CDS: inserted 1 base in 1 codon; deleted 2 bases in 1 codon; substituted 1 base at 1 genomic stop codon), translating to MALKHQAYKSTSCSNFLCIRYSTILSLILVFTSFCLFLAQLRHVREPLLWAGQARFHGDLRDAKFPWNKLCFGPTFEKLKLAVFSKTWPVGAAPGGMERHAPTLYHALAARGHEIHVFTVPSNRRPQHDIHQDNLHVYFAANDHGSVNCSLVFEIFNKINASGAFDYVHTESVSLPYWRANFLPNLAVTWHGIWYAIMHKVSKLFRELLVNPNEALPGPMTELQEAIPRLIDEVRFFSSYRQHICISTSAGEVLVNIYQLPQRNIHVILNGVDDTKFAQDPEAGAAFRRKHGVPVNASLVMGVAGRLVRDRGHPLLYEAFSSIVKRHPGVFLLVAGAGPXRTYAELGSNVKVLGALEPSELSKFYNALDEFVNPTLRPQGLDLTLIEAMHCGXPVLTLNYPSIFGTVVVNEGFGYTFSPNVKSLVDTLELVIRDGPEVLKRKVMACKEYALLESLSMFTANKMASAYERFFLCMKDTGYCQYPLLTDC from the exons ATGGCCTTAAAACACCAAGCTTATAAATCCACTTCATGTTCTAACTTCCTCTGCATTAGATATTCAACCATCCTCAGTTTAATTCTAGTCTTTACCTCCTTTTGCCTCTTCCTTGCACAACTTAGGCACGTCCGGGAACCATTACTTTGGGCAGGGCAAGCCCGGTTTCATGGTGACCTTAGAGATGCTAAATTTCCATGGAACAAGCTATGCTTTGGACCGACCTTTGAGAAGCTCAAGCTCGCCGTGTTCTCCAAGACATGGCCAGTTGGTGCAGCCCCTGGTGGTATGGAGCGCCACGCTCCAACTCTATACCATGCCTTGGCGGCAAGGGGCCACGAAATTCATGTCTTCACTGTGCCTTCCAATAGAAGGCCTCAACATGACATCCATCAAGACAACCTTCATGTGTACTTCGCTGCAAATGACCATGGTTCAGTCAACTGCTCTctagtatttgaaatttttaataagataaatgCAAGTGGCGCGTTTGATTATGTGCACACGGAGAGTGTTTCCTTGCCATATTGGCGTGCAAATTTTTTGCCTAATCTGGCTGTAACTTGGCATGGCATTTGGTATGCAATTATGCAC AAAGTCTCAAAGTTGTTCCGAGAGCTTCTTGTCAACCCAAATGAGGCTCTTCCAGGTCCCATGACAGAGCTCCAAGAAGCTATACCCAGGCTAATTGATGAAGTTAGATTTTTCTCTAGCTATAGACAACATATTTGTATCAGTACTAGTGCTGGTGAGGTTCTAGTTAACATCTATCAATTGCCACAAAGAAATATCCATGTTATACTAAATGGGGTTGACGATACAAAATTTGCGCAAGATCCAGAAGCGGGTGCAGCTTTTAGAAGAAAACATGGGGTCCCTGTCAATGCAAGCCTTGTCATGGGAGTGGCTGGGCGCTTGGTTAGGGACAGAGGACACCCACTTCTGTATGAAGCCTTTTCATCAATAGTTAAAAGACATCCTGGTGTGTTTTTACTTGTAGCAGGGGCAGGTCCTTGAAGAACGTATGCTGAATTAGGGTCAAATGTGAAGGTTTTAGGTGCATTGGAGCCCTCGGAGCTGTCTAAATTTTATAATGCTCTTGATGAGTTTGTGAACCCAACATTGAGGCCTCAGGGGCTTGATCTAACATTGATTGAAGCAATGCATTGTG AGCCTGTTTTGACCCTAAATTATCCTAGCATATTTGGGACTGTAGTTGTAAATGAAGGATTTGGGTATACTTTTTCACCTAATGTCAAATCTTTGGTGGACACCTTGGAGTTGGTAATAAGAGATGGGCCTGAAGTTTTGAAGAGGAAAGTCATGGCCTGCAAGGAATATGCACT GCTAGAATCCCTGTCAATGTTTACAGCGAATAAGATGGCATCGGCTTATGAAAGGTTCTTCCTCTGCATGAAGGACACTGGGTATTGTCAGTACCCTCTTCTAACAGATTGTTAG
- the LOC142641308 gene encoding uncharacterized protein LOC142641308, whose product MTNPDLVKEKPPVLLQEDPQYALRRIGSIITEEDYEDLGNHATEAMGETCLFSLTQGVLMAKGLMDRCLAQERALEQVRAKAKATVEELDELKLWRIRHEEKLKMSEQARENLEKKVELLRETVKANEDNIRQAKVDAVKEYRDSDSLLAELGSSFDDGLDDCLCQVKVTFPDLNLAHISIDAEAQTPARPVDSEGTDEIFGEGPRDDGVPKVDEKDVRISTLKSYCMT is encoded by the exons ATGACCAATCCTGACCTCGTCAAAGAAAAACCGCCCGTCTTGCTCCAGGAAGATCCCCAATATGCTCTCCGTCGAATCGGATCCATTATCACGGAGGAAGACTATGAGGATCTCGGAAACCATGCTACTGAAGCTATGGGGGAAACATGTTTGTTTAGCTTAACTCAG GGGGTCCTTATGGCCAAAGGCTTGATGGACCGTTGTCTTGCCCAAGAGAGAGCTCTTGAGCAGGTTCGTGCAAAGGCGAAGGCGACGGTGGAGGAGCTGGACGAGTTAAAACTTTGGAGGATTCgtcatgaagaaaaattgaaaatgtccGAGCAAGCTCGTGAGAATTTGGAGAAAAAGGTAGAGTTGCTGAGGGAGACGGTAAAAGCTAACGAGGACAACATTCGTCAAGCCAAAGTTGATGCTGTTAAGGAATACCGTGACTCCGACTCCCTTCTGGCCGAGCTTGGCTCCTCCTTTGACGACGGTCTTGACGATTGTCTCTGTCAGGTGAAGGTGACATTTCCGGATCTGAACCTGGCTCACATCAGCATAGACGCTGAGGCCCAGACCCCTGCTCGCCCCGTAGACTCTGAAGGGACGGATGAGATTTTCGGCGAAGGTCCTAGAGACGATGGGGTCCCAAAGGTTGATGAAAAAGatgttaggattagtacccttaaatcctattgtatgacatga